The DNA sequence GATGGGCATCGGCTTCGTCGCCATCGGCCTGCTGCTGTCGGCATTTCTCGTGCGCGACACACGCGACCACGTGCATCTCGAAGCGCAGGCGCACAGCGGCGACGCCGACGCCGCGCCGATTCCCAGCCAAGCGGAGATCTTCCGGCTCGCGACGTACCGCGAGCCAACGCTCTCGAGCATTTCGCAGGCGGGGCTCGTCAACAATCTCAACGACGGCCTCGCGTGGGGCCTCTTCCCGCTCGCCTTCGCCGCGGCGGGAATGTCGCTCGCGCAGATCGGGGCGCTGGCGGCGCTGTATCCCGCGGTGTGGGGATTCGGCCAACTGGTGACGGGCGGACTCTCGGACCGCATCGGGCGCAAAGGCCTCATCGTCTGGGGGATGTGGACGCAGGCGATCGGCATTGCCGTGATCGCGATGTCGGATCGCTTTGCGGGATTCGCCGGCGGCGCCGTCCTGCTCGGCGTCGGCACGGCGATGGTCTATCCGACGCTGTTGGCCGCGATCGGCGACGTGGCGCATCCGCGCTGGCGCGCCTCGGCGGTCGGGGTGTACCGGCTGTGGCGGGACCTCGGCTACGCCTTCGGGGCCGTGCTCGCCGGCGTGCTCGCCGATCGCTTCGGCATCGCCGTCGCCATCTGGGTGACCGCGGCCATCACCTTCGGCTCGGGGACGGTGTCGGCGCTGCGGATGCGCGAAAGCTCGGGCGCCTCGCGGAGTCCCTGACCCAGGATGTCTGTGGCGGAGGATGACCGGCCCGTGTAGGTTCACTGAATGCACCCGCACGGCCTGACGCGCTCGCTGCTCTTCGGCGCCGCACTCCTGATGGGAGTGGGGCAGTCGGTGAGCGCGGTCGCCCACGGCACGGCGCACGCGCACGAGGCGACGCACGAGTCCGTGGCAGTGCACGGACACGATCACGATCACGAAGCGGCCGACGTCAGCGACGCGCTCGCCGTCTCGCCGGACGCCCATCAGCACGAGCATCCTCACGCGGTCGTCAGCGCGGGCCTGAAGTCGCGTACGGACTGGACGCCCATCGACCTCGCCGTCGCGGCGGAGGTCGGGCTCCTGCCGCCGCGCGGTGACGTCTTGCCTCCTCGCGAGGCGTTCGCGTCGGACCCGCCCGCCGCGCGACGACATTCCAGCGTCAGCCCTCGCGCGCCGCCGGCGCGCTGAGCCTCGCGTGCCCGGCACGCGCCTGATGCCCTGACAGTCCCGC is a window from the Pseudogemmatithrix spongiicola genome containing:
- a CDS encoding MFS transporter is translated as MAAVTPRLGLRENWAQFSLLVLVNGFVGAMVGLERSILPAIAEQEFLLAARTAILSFIVVFGIAKAATNYLAGRLSDRFGRKHVLIAGWILAAPVPFLLMWAPSWNWILAANALLGVSQGLTWSTTVIMKIDLVGPRQRGLAMGFNEFAGYVALALSTLATGYVAARYGLRPAPFQMGIGFVAIGLLLSAFLVRDTRDHVHLEAQAHSGDADAAPIPSQAEIFRLATYREPTLSSISQAGLVNNLNDGLAWGLFPLAFAAAGMSLAQIGALAALYPAVWGFGQLVTGGLSDRIGRKGLIVWGMWTQAIGIAVIAMSDRFAGFAGGAVLLGVGTAMVYPTLLAAIGDVAHPRWRASAVGVYRLWRDLGYAFGAVLAGVLADRFGIAVAIWVTAAITFGSGTVSALRMRESSGASRSP